From the genome of Faecalibacterium prausnitzii:
TCTCATAGTCGAACGGCTCGTCCGCCACCTCTTTCCAGGCGTCCCGCAGGAAGATGAGTACCTGTTTCTGCCAGGGCACCGCCTCGTCCAGCAGAAAAAACGCCGGGGCACCGGGCTGCAGCAGGGGCCGGATGAGCTTTTGCCAGAAGATGGTGTCCATGCCGCCCACCAGCCGGGGCTGAAAGACGCCGGAGTGGAGCAGGGCGGTGCCCTCCGCCTGCTCCACCGAGTGCAGCGCCCCCGAATTGAGGAAGATGCCCTGCCCGGTCTGCAGCGTCAGGCGGGTCTTGTTCACATCCACATGGAGGGGGCCCTGTATGGTGAGAATGTATTCAAATTCCTCATGCCAGTGCCACGCCACCGAGTAGCTGGCCAGGTCTTCGGCGTAGCAGGCGATGGGAAACAGCGCACTGCCGTGCTGCACCAGCTCGCGCCCTTCGGCGTCGGCCACGATGTCCGGTTCGCAGTGGACGCCGCCCTCATGGACGATTGTTGCGCAGCTCGTTTGATATGCCATATTGACCAGTTCCTTTCCGCAAATCTTTGAACATTTTTTATCAATGCCGGTTTTGTTGTACAAAATTTCAGATTTTCTCCTACCACAGCCGCTGGTTTCGTGGTATTATTTCATCAGAGGCCGCAAGTCCAGTATAACACCGAAACGGGAGGAACACAACCCATGGCACAGCTTCTTCTGCCGGTCATCTACCTGGCGTTCATCAGCCTCGGCCTGCCGGATTCGCTTCTCGGCTCCGCCTGGCCGAACCTCTACCCCGCTTTCGGGGTGCCGGTGTCCTACGCAGGCATCGTCTCGATGATCATCTCCTGTGGGACCATCGTTTCCAGCCTGTGCAGCGACCGGCTGACCCGTGCGCTGGGCACCGGCAAGGTCACGGCCCTCAGTGTGGCGATGACGGCGGCGGCGCTGTTCGGCTTCTCCGTGTCGAGCGCGTTCTGGATGCTCTGCCTCTGGGCCATCCCCTACGGGCTGGGTGCCGGAAGCGTGGACGCCGCCCTGAACAACTACGTCGCCCTCCACTACGAGAGCCGCCACATGAGCTGGCTGCACTGCATGTGGGGCGTGGGCACCATCATCAGCCCGGTGCTGATGAGCCTGGCCCTGACCGGCGGGCAGGGCTGGAACGGTGGCTACCGCATCGTAGCCCTCATCCAGGTCGGCATCACAGCCGTTCTGGTGCTGAGCCTGCCGCTCTGGAAAGGCAGCCCGGCCGCCGCAAGCGCGGACGGCACCCCGGCCAGGCCGCTGACGCTGCCCCAGATCCTGGCCATCCCCGGTGCGCGGGAAGTGATGCTCTGCTTCTTCTGCTACTGCGGCCTCGAAACGACAGCGGGCCTCTGGGCCAGCAGCTACCTCACGCTGAGCAAGGGCGTCCCGGCCGACACGGCCGCTGCCTTTGCGGGCCTGTTCTATCTGGGCATCACGGTGGGGCGCGGCTTCTGCGGCTTCGTCACCCTGCGGTTCAACGACACCCAGATGATCCGCCTGGGGCAGACCGTTCTGGCCGTGGGTGTGGCCGCCCTGCTTCTGCCGGGGCCGCAGGCGCTCTCGCTGGCCGGCCTCGTTCTCGTGGGGCTGGGCTGTGCGCCCATCTACCCCAGCATCATCCACTCCACGCCGGACCACTTCGGCGCGGACCGGTCGCAGGCTGTGATCGGCGTCCAGATGGCAAGCGCCTATGTCGGCAATCTGGTCATGCCGCCGCTGTTCGGCCTGCTGGCAAACAACGTTGCCCCTGCCCTCTTCCCCGTGTATCTGCTGGCGCTGCTGATCCTGATGATCGTCATGCACGAGCAGCTCACCCGGAAGACGGCGTGCAAATAAACAACTTTCTGACAGGAGGTATTTTTATGCTTCGTATCGAATATTTTGATAAAGACCGTTTCATGCGTCAGGTTTCCGCCAGCCGCGGCAGTGTGCTGCTGCATCTGGACAACGGCAAGACCTGTGACCTGAAAGAGGATGCCGCCGCATCCTCCATCCTCCGGATGATGGACGCCCCCAGAAAGGGCTTTGACATCACCGTGACCGACCCCGCCGACGTGACCGGCTTCCTGCGCTACATGCTGGAGGCAGGCCGGATGGATCGTGTGGCCGGCTGATCGCTCGCCATTCTCCGTTATTCGCATATTACAGCAAACGCAGAGCGCCCGCTCCGGGGTCAGAAGCCGGAGCGGGCGCTCTGCGTTTTTGTACGGTGTTACAGGATGCAGCGGCTGATGGCGCGAGCCACATTCAGCAGCTCGTCCTGCCCGATGAACCCGAACTTTGCCTCGTGTTCATCCGCGAAGCAGACCGTCAGCTCAGAGGTCTGGAGCGGGTCGCCGAAGCCTGCGGTCTGGACGCCGAAGTGCAGCACCTTGCGGTACGGCAGGACGAA
Proteins encoded in this window:
- a CDS encoding helix-turn-helix domain-containing protein; this translates as MAYQTSCATIVHEGGVHCEPDIVADAEGRELVQHGSALFPIACYAEDLASYSVAWHWHEEFEYILTIQGPLHVDVNKTRLTLQTGQGIFLNSGALHSVEQAEGTALLHSGVFQPRLVGGMDTIFWQKLIRPLLQPGAPAFFLLDEAVPWQKQVLIFLRDAWKEVADEPFDYENRVRYHLSAALRLLSTQCVGGKTKVSEQEQIASERMKRMLRYVEEHYAEELTVEKIAACVALSESACLRSFRQLLGITPIQYVKQFRVEKAAELLRSTRLKTGEIGLECGFSDGSYFIKTFREIKHCTPREYRTKFC
- a CDS encoding MFS transporter, with translation MAQLLLPVIYLAFISLGLPDSLLGSAWPNLYPAFGVPVSYAGIVSMIISCGTIVSSLCSDRLTRALGTGKVTALSVAMTAAALFGFSVSSAFWMLCLWAIPYGLGAGSVDAALNNYVALHYESRHMSWLHCMWGVGTIISPVLMSLALTGGQGWNGGYRIVALIQVGITAVLVLSLPLWKGSPAAASADGTPARPLTLPQILAIPGAREVMLCFFCYCGLETTAGLWASSYLTLSKGVPADTAAAFAGLFYLGITVGRGFCGFVTLRFNDTQMIRLGQTVLAVGVAALLLPGPQALSLAGLVLVGLGCAPIYPSIIHSTPDHFGADRSQAVIGVQMASAYVGNLVMPPLFGLLANNVAPALFPVYLLALLILMIVMHEQLTRKTACK